A part of Sebastes fasciatus isolate fSebFas1 chromosome 10, fSebFas1.pri, whole genome shotgun sequence genomic DNA contains:
- the LOC141775223 gene encoding glutamine amidotransferase-like class 1 domain-containing protein 3, mitochondrial encodes MAKRVAVILSGCGVYDGTEIHEASAVLVHLSRAGAKVQMFAPDADQMHVVNHCEGKPTEEKRNILQESARIARGEVTDLAKLDVSAFDALILPGGFGVAKNLSDWGVKNKDCTVQPDVEKVIKAFHKAKKPLGMCCIAPILAAKVLPGCEITVGQDKESEKWPYAQTAAAMKEMGCKHINTDVDKAHVDVKNKLVTTSAFMCKAPIHNVFDGIGVLVKETLKLA; translated from the exons ATGGCAAAGCGTGTTGCAGTTATTCTCTCAGGCTGTGGAGTCTATGACGGCACAGAGATCCACGAGGCCTCTGCCGTCCTCGTCCATCTGAGTCGTGCTGGAGCAAAA GTGCAGATGTTTGCGCCGGATGCAGATCAGATGCATGTTGTCAATCACTGTGAGGGGAAACCtacagaggagaaaagaaacatcCTGCAGGAAAGTGCTCGCATCGCCAGGGGTGAAGTCACTGATCTGGCCAAATTAGATGTTTCAGCATTCGATGCCCTCATCCTCCCAG GGGGCTTTGGTGTGGCGAAGAACCTGAGCGACTGGGGAGTGAAGAATAAGGACTGTACCGTCCAACCTGATGTAGAGAAGGTCATCAAGGCTTTCCACAAAGCCAAAAAGCCGCTAGGCATGTGTTGCATCGCCCCCATCCTCGCTGCCAAAGTCCTGCCCGGCTGCGAGATCACTGTGGGACAGGACAAAGAGAGTGAAAA GTGGCCGTATGCTCAGACAGCAGCCGCTATGAAGGAGATGGGCTGCAAACACATCAACACGGATGTGGATAAAGCACACGTTGATGTCAAAAATAAGCTGGTCACCACATCTGCATTCATGTGCAAAGCTCCCATTCATAACGTCTTTGATGGAATAGGAGTCCTTGTTAAAGAGACACTGAAACTGGCTTAA
- the LOC141775222 gene encoding uncharacterized protein LOC141775222, with the protein MMAQHSLHVSVGILGISGGSLLLLVNNYASSPEEDFIPHTALGILLLIIAALLAYAGICRSLSHAQLFSSLCLTVSALWCGSGLVYILVGQGVLQPTELRSSLVPGLAAFTLALLIIGLVAVVVKKVVLFLIAVGIGLACAHQIAGLSAAGFGQSATAANYLLVCLVGVYFGFGRLLSTITRGKVEPPGLGLKRKAEQNQRCSDAVSVGLVMNLLSASVLVCPLLGVVPQLSIGHVPWLWTAGVFQLGMCVLFYRAMDTLAATFYGFTALLRFAEGYSALLSSSIQPVSPVPFPVVFSVLFSILALFSCQKSLLEGLYHLCFTAYCIAIAAQPQGFFQGGTQGVQGAIFVFSAGMLLITTFNMVSTTMIPTGQGYFKALVSRIQGLTLRAHDKELHVPHLGYSKYADAEVLGYACSVLAAFAITATVGDRDPLSVLVLPWVVVAGGVLHLLCGSVAFARGKTFESTVFILYGVMWAVWGLTRYGGLYGETRGFNVAVGIISFMLFNCLVTAAALFVNVAWFAYALTFQLILISFLLDALGALPYGYDIGVTIIFGLVSFYCFLAHIFNSTFQSPQIPLGKPLVKLSGVGGGADICPHVPARKASSVQQIAEIMKNGGICGMPTDTVYVLVAACNRPDAVVKAYMVKKQAQDRPMSLWISSIKQLEPVRHLLSPLLLDFMEAAWPSSISMVISRGPWMDTFGLGDAAKHIGTPQSIAMRIPDCSVATHLINLVGPVAVTSANPTGEADTTHHNQVYAKLGKKVDGVLCDGPSPENIASTVVDCTKIETGHIGFFRVGLIPKSKVLQIFEEVQKRRRHGQTNPAFEHDLHLSDTERDKSSGEDEAAESGRGSGNSTPSTVSPEQSPVLRNGP; encoded by the exons ATGATGGCTCAACACTCACTGCATGTGTCCGTCGGCATACTGGGCATCTCTGGCG GTTCTCTCCTGCTTTTGGTGAACAACTATGCCAGCTCACCTGAAGAAGACTTCATCCCCCATACTGCACTGGGGATTCTGCTCCTCATTATTGCAGCCCTCTTAGCTTATGCAG GTATCTGTCGCAGTCTGTCCCACGCCCAGctgttttcctctctgtgtctgaCCGTCTCGGCCCTGTGGTGTGGTTCAGGTCTGGTGTACATCCTGGTGGGGCAGGGGGTGCTGCAGCCCACAGAGCTGAGATCCTCTCTGGTCCCTGGCCTGGCGGCGTTTACCTTAGCCCTGCTCATCATAGGCCTTGTAGCAGTTGTCGTAAAGAAAGTAGTTCTGTTTCTCATAGCTGTCGGCATTGGCTTAGCATGTGCTCATCAAATTGCCGGTTTATCAGCTGCTGGTTTTGGTCAGTCTGCCACAGCTGCTAACTACCTCCTGGTCTGTCTGGTGGGTGTTTACTTTGGGTTTGGACGTCTGCTGTCCACCATCACTCGTGGTAAAGTGGAGCCTCCAGGATTGGGCCTGAAGAGGAAAGCAGAGCAGAACCAGAGGTGTAGTGATGCAGTGTCAGTAGGTCTGGTGATGAACTTGCTGTCCGCCTCTGTGTTAGTCTGTCCTCTGTTAGGCGTGGTCCCCCAGCTCTCCATCGGTCACGTCCCCTGGCTGTGGACAGCTGGAGTCTTCCAGCTTGGCATGTGTGTCCTCTTCTACCGAGCCATGGACACACTAGCTGCCACTTTTTACGGCTTCACCGCTCTGCTGAGATTTGCAGAAGGCTACAGCGCTCTCCTATCCTCCTCAATCCAGcctgtctcccctgttcccttcCCCGTTGTCTTCTCTGTGCTCTTCTCCATCCTGGCTCTGTTCAGCTGTCAGAAGAGCTTGCTGGAGGGGCTCTATCACTTATGCTTTACAGCTTATTGTATTGCCATTGCAGCCCAGCCTCAAGGCTTCTTCCAAGGAGGCACGCAGGGTGTACAGGGAGCTATATTTGTATTCTCTGCCGGCATGCTTTTAATTACCACATTCAATATGGTCTCCACTACAATGATCCCTACAGGGCAGGGCTATTTCAAGGCTTTAGTAAGCAGGATACAGGGTCTCACTCTCAGAGCCCATGATAAAGAGCTCCATGTACCTCATCTGGGCTACTCCAAGTATGCTGATGCAGAGGTGTTAGGCTACGCCTGCAGTGTGCTGGCTGCTTTCGCCATCACAGCCACAGTTGGCGACAGAGATCCTCTGTCTGTGCTGGTTCTGCCCTGGGTGGTGGTGGCCGGAGGGGTTCTCCATCTGCTCTGCGGTTCAGTAGCTTTTGCTCGAGGTAAAACCTTTGAGAGCACAGTTTTTATTCTGTACGGCGTGATGTGGGCGGTGTGGGGGTTGACACGATACGGCGGCCTGTACGGTGAAACCAGAGGCTTTAACGTGGCTGTTGGTATCATTAGTTTCATGCTGTTTAACTGTCTAGTGACAGCTGCAGCCCTGTTTGTAAATGTCGCCTGGTTTGCTTACGCCCTCACCTTCCAGCTCATCCTTATTAGCTTCCTGCTGGATGCACTAGGTGCACTGCCTTATGGTTATGACATAGGGGTCACCATCATCTTCGGTCTGGTcagtttttattgtttcctggCGCACATTTTCAACAGCACCTTCCAGTCCCCCCAGATCCCCTTGGGAAAACCTTTAGTCAAGCTGAGTGGGGTCGGGGGAGGCGCAGATATTTGTCCACATGTACCAGCCCGCAAGGCCTCGTCTGTCCAACAGATTGCAG AAATCATGAAAAATGGTGGCATATGTGGAATGCCCACCGACACGGTGTATGTGCTGGTGGCAGCTTGCAATAGGCCCGACGCAGTCGTCAAAGCTTACAT GGTGAAGAAGCAGGCACAGGACCGACCCATGTCCCTGTGGATCTCCTCCATCAAGCAGCTGGAGCCGGTGCGACACCTGCTGAGCCCTCTGCTCCTGGACTTCATGGAGGCTGCGTGGCCCTCCTCCATTAGCATGGTTATATCCAGGG GCCCGTGGATGGACACCTTTGGTTTAGGAGATGCTGCCAAACACATAGGGACGCCACAAAGCATTGCAATGAGAATCCCAGACTGTTCTGTGGCCACACACCTCATTAATCTG GTGGGGCCCGTCGCCGTGACCTCAGCCAACCCTACAGGCGAGGCCGACACAACTCACCACAACCAAGTTTACGCCAAGCTGGGCAAAAAG GTGGATGGAGTGTTGTGTGACGGACCCTCCCCAGAGAACATTGCATCTACTGTGGTGGACTGCACTAAGATTGAAACAGGGCATATTGGTTTCTTCAGAGTGGGTCTCATTCCTAAATCCAAG GTTCTTCAAATCTTCGAGGAGGTTCAGAAGCGGCGCAGACATGGGCAGACGAATCCTGCTTTTGAACATGATTTGCATCTGTCAGATACAGAAAGGGACAAAAGTTCAGGAGAGGACGAGGCAGCAGAGTCAGGAAGAGGAAGTGGGAACTCAACACCGTCCACAGTTTCACCTGAACAAAGTCCAGTCCTCAGAAATGGGCCATAG
- the LOC141775224 gene encoding uncharacterized protein LOC141775224 — protein MMATSDGFPASFYGEPGVLGMLSNGISAFLVLLQNFNTARTGNAPVGVENILAGVHLILIGGICQLVAGLLSFRKYDHLSGTAFIGYAALWGSYGATRIYFGALDETPTTAFIPHQVMNNLSLSSNMMDLDLISNMSLNATTEIPVSHLFLSIKESAIAGLVPYILLSFVLAFCSATVNYIMPFVFGAITATLVFEAVGLVASSWALVVSGVLELLILIFAIYGSAALLVKGLTQRLVLKGFGTPLFNVLLLGTTNSASAQSIGQEKKKNTKYAEPMALGFFCDTVAPFIFAFYSFGYMKSFSVGAAWVSIITAAQLFSSYYAHLRQDCYHTTKFGLHATYWLIKAWEEFVVSALVVEDSKVVSGRDTMVGDWFFVMAGLVLCVGSLNTDVLELIHNMLFVLLTLSTIPQIPLQGYYIFFGIACSLFTAASLYGTFSRLINTIAEKSLIPVGPQPISSDQLKKVLRCCRAEQGDQEALAQTDQASDALFYLSNGVAALSALHARSSSTNPAFLHLTVPWVLISGAIIQTYVSRLQVTGGGRFGSVIPSIYVAVWATWTWFRFAGNLLQFSTEAAYDFTAGAIALLVINAFLMLIAAYRNLVLLFLTAVMEVVLVCFLLSTLQRLPYELEIAMLALLSTICIYGALASLVNCIFSQRLLPMGPPLIKSQEEVKQESAPEFPCLVTYSRLTSGLLKIAGLLEEGAVCGIPTDTVYALAASCKNPQAIENIYNIKDRPAEKPICICISNVEQLVAVKPPFSPLLWEFMRNVYPGGISCIVSKGDWLFKLGVGPAYDRVGTKDSIMIRVPDHTVTGHLCDITGPLAITSANPSGEPDSTHHTMVINRLGHKIQGVLCDGDSNEVVASTVVNCLKIDEGTITIVREGCVPAVKVRQIFDRVKSTMV, from the exons ATGATGGCAACATCAGATGGATTTCCAGCCAGTTTCTATGGTGAACCAGGAGTGTTAGGCATGTTATCCAATGGGATCAGTGCATTCCTCGTACTTCTACAGAACTTCAATACAGCACGCACTGGCAATGCACCAGTCGGGGTGGAGAACATACTTGCAG gtgtCCATCTCATCCTGATTGGTGGTATATGCCAACTGGTGGCCGGACTGCTTTCCTTCAGAAAATATGATCACCTGAGTGGCACTGCCTTCATTGGGTATGCTGCTCTTTGGGGCAGTTATGGTGCCACCCGAATCTACTTTGGTGCCTTGGATGAAACTCCTACAACAGCATTTATACCACATCAGGTGATGAACAATTTGTCCCTGTCCTCTAACATgatggacttggacttgatAAGCAACATGTCTCTGAATGCCACCACAGAGATCCCAGTTTCCCATTTGTTCCTGTCCATAAAAGAGTCAGCCATCGCTGGTCTGGTCCCCTATATCCTTCTGTCCTTTGTCCTAGCCTTCTGCTCTGCCACGGTCAACTACATCATGCCGTTTGTTTTTGGGGCCATTACAGCCACCTTAGTTTTTGAAGCAGTGGGTCTGGTAGCGAGCTCCTGGGCCCTTGTGGTCTCTGGGGTTCTCGAGTTGCTCATTCTGATTTTTGCCATCTACGgttcagctgctctgcttgTCAAAGGTCTGACTCAACGTCTAGTCCTCAAAGGCTTTGGCACCCCCCTCTTTAATGTTCTTCTGCTAGGGACCACTAACTCAGCAAGCGCCCAGAGCATTGgccaagagaagaagaaaaacacaaaatacgcAGAGCCCATGGCCTTGGGTTTCTTCTGTGACACTGTTGCCCCCTTCATCTTTGCTTTCTACAGCTTTGGGTACATGAAGTCCTTTAGCGTAGGAGCTGCATGGGTCTCAATCATCACAGCTGCCCAGCTGTTCTCCAGCTACTACGCCCATCTACGCCAAGACTGCTACCACACCACTAAGTTTGGTCTTCATGCCACATACTGGCTGATCAAGGCTTGGGAGGAGTTTGTGGTATCTGCTCTGGTTGTGGAGGACAGTAAAGTGGTCTCAGGGAGGGACACAATGGTGGGAGATTGGTTCTTTGTGATGGCAGGCTTGGTGCTCTGCGTGGGAAGCCTGAACACTGATGTCCTGGAGCTGATCCACAACATGCTGTTTGTCCTGCTCACACTCTCAACAATCCCCCAGATTCCTCTCCAGGGATACTACATCTTCTTTGGTATAGCTTGCTCCCTGTTCACCGCAGCCTCCCTGTATGGTACTTTCTCGCGTCTTATCAACACCATAGCCGAGAAGTCTCTAATCCCTGTAGGACCACAGCCCATCTCCTCTGACCAATTGAAGAAGGTGTTAAGGTGCTGCAGGGCTGAGCAGGGAGACCAGGAGGCGCTGGCCCAAACTGACCAGGCTTCAGACGCCCTGTTCTACCTTTCAAATGGGGTTgcagctctctctgctctccatgCAAGGTCATCCAGTACGAATCCTGCCTTCCTTCATCTGACTGTCCCTTGGGTCCTCATCTCTGGAGCCATCATCCAGACCTATGTCAGCCGGCTGCAAGTCACAGGAGGTGGCCGTTTTGGGTCAGTCATCCCATCCATCTATGTAGCAGTATGGGCAACCTGGACCTGGTTTAGATTTGCAG gTAACCTGCTTCAGTTTTCCACAGAGGCAGCCTACGATTTTACAGCAGGAGCCATCGCTCTCCTGGTTATTAATGCTTTCCTTATGCTGATTG CTGCCTATAGGAACCTGGTTTTGCTGTTTCTAACAGCAGTCATGGAGGTTGTTCTGGTCTGTTTCTTGCTTTCGACTCTGCAGCGACTGCCATATGAACTAGAAA TTGCCATGCTTGCACTACTTTCAACAATTTGTATATATGGAGCTCTGGCGTCACTGGTGAACTGCATCTTCTCACAAAGACTGCTGCCTATGGGCCCTCCCTTAATAAAG TCTCAGGAGGAAGTGAAGCAGGAGTCTGCTCCAGAGTTCCCCTGTCTTGTGACTTATTCACGACTCACCAGTGGTCTCCTGAAGATCGCTGGCCTTCTCGAGGAAGGAGCGGTGTGTGGGATTCCCACAGACACTGTGTATGCCCTGGCTGCCTCCTGTAAAAATCCTCAAGCTATAGAGAACATCTACAATATTAAA GACAGACCAGCAGAGAAGCCCATCTGCATTTGCATCTCTAATGTGGAGCAGCTGGTAGCAGTCAAGCCTCCCTTCAGCCCTCTGCTCTGGGAGTTTATGAGGAATGTGTATCCAGGAGGCATCAGCTGCATCGTCAGCAAAGGAGACTGGCTGTTCAAACTAG GAGTGGGACCAGCTTATGACCGTGTTGGCACAAAGGACAGCATCATGATCCGCGTCCCGGACCACACGGTGACCGGCCACCTATGTGACATCACCGGACCCCTTGCTATTACGTCAGCCAATCCCAGCGGAGAGCCAGACAGCACTCACCACACCATGGTCATCAA TCGACTGGGACACAAGATCCAAGGGGTTCTGTGCGATGGGGACTCAAATGAAGTTGTTGCTTCCACCGTGGTCAACTGCCTGAAGATTGACGAAG GGACCATCACCATTGTGAGGGAGGGCTGTGTCCCTGCAGTAAAAGTCCGACAGATCTTTGACAGAGTGAAAAGCACTATGGTGTGA
- the irg1l gene encoding immunoresponsive gene 1, like, with translation MISTLQKTIRPVWAVRGLHTSVVEVSKLPAPEDTVTASYGKFINEVKPRHLSSVVLHRSKRMVLDSIGVGLIGSTTDVFELALQHCQLMYAPDDISSVYGRRGTRLSPTLAAFVNGVATHSMDFDDTWHPATHPSGAVLPAVLALTDMMPANSKPSGLDFLLAFNVGIEIQGRLMRFSNEACNIPKRFHPPSVVGTMGSAAACARLLSLDPSRCSHALAIASSLSGAPMANAATQSKPLHIGNASRLGLEAALLASRGLEASPLVLDAVAGVAGFNAFYEDYVPQPLESPDDDGHMFLLEEQDMGFKRFPAHLGMHWVADAAASVHKLLVGFGPGTVSPSQVQDILLRVPKSKYIDRPFPDSEHEARHSFQFNACSALLDGEVTVQSFTPAALRRPDLLALLSRVHVEHPQDNPANFNSMYGEVQVTLVGGDILKGRCDTFYGHWRNPLTNESLRKKFRNNAGAVLPFEKVERLIDVVEELDRLGDCTALLSQLQ, from the exons ATGATCTCCACATTACAG AAAACCATTAGACCAGTGTGGGCTGTCAGAGGACTGCATACGTCTGTGGTGGAAG TCTCGAAGCTCCCAGCCCCTGAAGACACAGTCACAGCCAGCTATGGGAAGTTCATCAATGAAGTAAAGCCCCGGCACTTGTCCTCCGTGGTGCTCCACCGCAGCAAAAGGATGGTGCTGGACAGCATTGGAGTCGGTCTGATTGGCAGCACAACAGACGTGTTTGAGCTGGCCCTGCAGCACTGCCAG CTCATGTATGCTCCCGATGACATCAGCTCTGTGTACGGACGCAGGGGCACCAGGCTGTCTCCGACACTGGCAGCTTTCGTCAATGGAGTGGCT ACTCACTCCATGGACTTTGATGATACGTGGCACCCTGCCACTCATCCCTCCGGAGCGGTCCTTCCTGCTGTGTTAGCACTCACTGACATGATGCCTGCTAACAGCAAACCTAGTGGCCTGGACTTCCTGCTGGCGTTCAACGTCGGCATTGAGATCCAGGGCAGATTGATGAGGTTCTCTAATGAGGCCTGCAACATCCCCAAGAG GTTTCACCCTCCCAGTGTGGTGGGGACCATGGGAAGTGCAGCCGCCTGTGCTCGCCTGTTGTCTTTGGACCCCTCCCGGTGCAGTCATGCCTTGGCTATAGCTTCTTCTCTATCTGGAGCCCCAATGGCTAATGCTGCCACTCAGTCTAAGCCCCTCCACATCGGTAATGCATCACGTTTGGGGCTGGAGGCTGCTCTGCTGGCCTCCCGAGGCCTAGAGGCAAGTCCCCTGGTCCTGGATGCTGTCGCCGGTGTGGCTGGCTTCAATGCTTTTTATGAAGACTACGTGCCGCAGCCTTTAGAATCACCCGATGACGACGGCCATATGTTCCTGCTAGAGGAGCAGGACATGGGCTTCAAGCGCTTCCCCGCCCACCTGGGGATGCACTGGGTGGCAGATGCTGCAGCCTCAGTCCATAAGCTTCTTGTGGGGTTTGGCCCTGGCACCGTCTCCCCATCTCAAGTCCAAGACATCCTTCTCAGAGTCCCCAAATCAAAGTACATCGACAGGCCTTTCCCTGACTCTGAGCACGAGGCACGCCACTCCTTCCAATTCAATGCTTGCAGTGCTCTCTTGGATGGGGAGGTGACTGTGCAGTCCTTCACACCCGCTGCCTTGAGGCGCCCCGACCTGCTCGCTCTGCTGAGCCGTGTTCACGTAGAGCATCCCCAAGACAACCCAGCTAATTTCAACAGCATGTATGGCGAAGTGCAGGTGACACTCGTCGGGGGTGACATTCTGAAGGGACGCTGTGACACCTTCTATGGCCACTGGCGCAACCCGCTGACCAATGAGAGCCTGAGGAAGAAGTTCAGGAACAACGCAGGGGCGGTCCTTCCCTTTGAGAAGGTAGAGAGGCTGATTGATGTGGTGGAGGAGCTGGACAGACTTGGGGACTGCACGGCCCTTCTCTCGCAGCTGCAATGA